The Xiphias gladius isolate SHS-SW01 ecotype Sanya breed wild unplaced genomic scaffold, ASM1685928v1 HiC_scaffold_773, whole genome shotgun sequence DNA window TCATCCCATTTTAACTATGgttaaactgtgttttcatttcttaatgccatgcaaaaaaaaaattaaagcccCATGCATTTGCAATTTAGTTGCTGGCTTTCAGTGTTATGTTAAAAATTCCTAAACCAGGGTAATTCTGATGCATCATCTCCTCtcttttaaatgtgatattCTTTAAGTGCTACGCGAAGGCAACTGGGGTTGCTTGAAGTTTTTGAAGACGTTTTGCCTCTCATCCAAAAgccttcttcagttctaactgactagtggggagttacaggtatttatcctctggtgagatcagcaaaatttgtgagtcgttgaggtcaaATGGGTCATTGACCCTCCCTGTTATCATGTGAGTCATTAGGATCACAGGTGTGGATGTGTGCTAACACCTTGAGAGTCATTAGGTTGACAAGTGAGTCGatgacccaccctgccatcctGTGAGTTGTTGAGGTCACATCTTGAAATATCTTGAGTTTTTAGTTGCAACTTAAAAGACGCAACAAATGTGTACTGGAGCAGACCCTTAAATGGCATTTAAGCAAATGACAGAGCAACAACccctctgtgtttatgtttgcttATTTTTGTTCAGCCATGTTGTCCTCGTTTTGACTGTACTTGGTCAGTAGAACTGATTCTGAATCTCTTAGCTTTATTTTAAGTATTGAAAACATAAATCCTCTTCTGTGTTCATACACTGCTTCTGCTTGGTCTTGTAACTGCTAGTATGAAATCTCTCGCATGCTTGTAAGACTTGTGAGGGGATATGGCAGATCTAGCATGTCAGCTGTTGAAGGATGCTGCTTACTTTCTGAGAACAGAGAGGAGCACTGACTTTACATAAATATCTATATCTGTCCCTCTTGTTCAGTTTTTGGAGAGCTTGTTGTAAAACTAGGGTTGCCTAGTAGGGGTCAGAGGTGGGTAGGCTAAAGGGATAGCAGTGTGGCCTTTAGAAGATCTTTTTTGCATTGTtgtgtgatgtaaaaaaaaaaaaaaaaaatcatgttcttgtttttatttcactgtttaaaaaattcaCCACTCAATAGTCTACTTGCCTTTTTTGATTGTGATGTCATTGTTATCTGCTCCAATCTTCAACAGTTATATTTAAACTACCAAAAATATCCTCAGTCTGACAGTCATGGATGCAGCCTGTTTGTGTACAGACTTATGCTTCTAGTAATAGATGGAGGTTAGAGGAAGGCCACTTTTAAATAAAGGTGTCCTTCCTCAAACATTTGGGATATGAAATAAGGGATGAATGTACCAGCTCCCTTGTGGGAAGCAAATTAACATTATGATAATGAACATGTTCTGATCAAGCGAATGCTTACTTTTAAACTATTGAAAACCATCAAAGACAACTGGGAATAGTGAATGTTACTGTTACTGGAATGTTACAACTCACTCAGTGTTGTAACACTTTGTGAGCTGCTACTGTGCGCTGCTACTGAGTCTACAGTAGCAGTGCACAGGAAGAATGCACAGGAAGAACATCACCAGACCCCtgcaaaataaatcacacattagttttgccttagtaaagaaaatacacttttatttcacaCGGTTATTTATTCTGGGATGTAGAGATGACACAAGCatatggaaaaaagaaaggtaaatatgctgaattaattaattaatgggTGGGTGAATGGAAATTTAAGATGCTCAAGAGTTCCAATTATAAATGCAAAAACGATTATTCCAGAGTGGGTGTCACTGGTACATTTCACCAGGAGCCCTCATTAATAAAATACTAGTTTTAGATAGTGCTCAATAGATGAATAGTGTTAGATAGTGCTGAATAATAACAAACCTAGGAAAATGTATAGTGATTAATGAGATGAAAAAAGCAACTATGTacattacagtttgtttttaaggtttttattttaagtatttgaAAAATTTCTTATTGTGCTCTTGAAAACAGACATATTCAAGTTCCAAGTTAGCCAAAAGAGACATGCACTGTTTTAAGTTACATGTAAGAAACATGTAATATACTCTGTTCGATGGCGATATCAATTAACTATTTTTGACCAGTGTTTGACCAGCATTTGACCAGTTAACATCCCCAACAAAAACTAGACTAAACATTTTCTAACACGGCCACTAGGCAGAGAGCACTCTACAATATAATCcacaatgacaaataaaatggtCTCCTCTGGAGACACGTCCCAAGTGCTAGGAGACCAGCAGTTGTAGGAGTTTGGCCACCACGACAACATTCAGGCTGTTTCCTAGGACTCTGTACTGCTGCTTTGTAGGGATTTGGTCTGGAAAGGCTgcacaataaattaaaataaaattacgaAAATTAGTAAATTCCTGGGTATGTGATCCATCCAATGGTATGATACAAATCTCAATATCAGATTTATACTAGAatgttgtgaaattaaaaaaaaaaaaaaatgaatcaagaGAAATCGTAGTCTTTGTCTGAAAGGctaaaaaaatcttcttttaaaaaaaaacaaaacctgaagcaGCAATAGCATCTACTCAATCAATAGCACTATGCTCAAGCATTTTAATTGCCAGTGGATGGAGAGGGACGGAGACAGTACGTGTGTGAGAGGGAGcaatgtatacatatacatacacacacacacatatacgtgtatatacacacacacacacacacatatatatatatatacacacacacacacacacacacacacacatatatatatacacacacacacacacacacatatatatatacacacacacacacacacacacacacacatatatatatacacacacacacacatatatgcgtgtgtattcatatatacacacacacacacacatatatgcgtgcgtatacatatatacacacacacacacacatatatgcgtgtgtatacatatatacacacacacacatatatgcgtgtatatacatatatacacacacgaacatatatacgtgtatatacatatatacacatacatatacgaatatatacacacacatatatacatatatatatgtatgtgtatatatacatatatacacatatatacacacacacatatatacatatatgtatgtgtatatatacatatatacacatatatacacacatatatacgtgtatatatacttatatatatacatatacacacatatatacgtgtatatatacttatatacacacatgtatacacaattatatacgtgtatatatacatgtatacacacatacacgtgtatatatacatgtatacacacatatacacgtgtatatatacatatatacacacatatacacgtgtatatatacatatatacacacatatacacgtgtatatatacatatatacacacatatacacgtgtatatatacatatatacacacatatacacgtgtatatatacatatatacacacatatacacgtgtatatatacatatatacacacatatacatgtatatatacatatatacacacatatacatagacacacacacatacacatatataatgttttgGATGATTGAACTCCACTGTTGTAATAGTGTGATTTATTGATGTCGTTTTTGAATAACAATGGAGTTCGATGGCACAGAAATAAGTTAAACCAGGTTTTGCATACACAGTTAATACTTActgacagtaagaaaatgaCTGCCCTTTCCCTTTAAAGGCTGATAGATTTTTGACTTACAGAAGCTCTGAGGGAAACCCATGAGGTTGGCAACTTCTCTAGGAGTAAAATAACGGAGCTTCAATTTCAACAGCCGCTggagtttttcttcttcagaaTACTCGTCTAGACTAGTAAACACAGTCTCCATCTGCAGAGTACACAAAGTAAAAGCATTGACCACACTATCGTAAAAAATTTCATTGTTCTGGCACTCAACAGAAATTGTTAATCATCAAATGTGTATTCCACAACCGCCCACTTTGTACAAGATGAATCAAATTAACATTACTGTACATTACTGTATTTAAAGTGCTGATATACTACATATTCATGTTCACCAGGGTTATTATAGCAGATTTGGTGCAAATATAACACTGTGGTAGTGTGTAAGTCTTAGGTCTACCCAAAGGAAGACCAAAATGTTGTCAAATTATAATTCAGCTTTTTAATGAGGAAGAGGGCAAAATAAAAGATATTGTTTACTCTATATCTTAAGATGTTTGGATACACTACCATTAGTACTTTGATGTTCATCTACTCTGATTCAGTAGTCCAATAATACTTTATATTGTGAATCgggttttattgtgaagaaaTGGCAGGAACTAGTTACAGATGGGTATTTAGCtaattttgcacaaaaaaaaaattcacttaaaaCAGATGGGCAAGTCAACTTGGGGGCTAAACACAGAAACTGATGATAAATTTCAATGGCAAAGCCTAGCAAGCTCACACATAGCTTTGTCcttatttttgaaacagttcATACATTTTTAGTCTACCTTATCTAAAGTCAgtcaaatttttttgttgtagaaGATGAAGCAACATAAATTCAAGGCCCATTATTATCTGATAAAACTGCCAAAACCAAGCTATTTTACACAGTAGTGAACTACTGCTCCTTTAAAAAGAATGCCTTGAAGCTGACTGTTACTGCTACAGGTTAATGATAGCAGCTGTGCTTTAAGATTGGCTATATTGACACAGATGACACAAAACAGTTGAAGCAACAAAAGGCTTTCATAGAGTATTCAGTATACAGCCAAAAAGCATACATTGAAACTGCAAGGGAGTTGATTCAGCCAGAGTGCAGCCAGATTGCAATGCAGCCATTGCTGTGTACATTCGCTGTAAAGGGTGTTGGGGCATGTGCCCAACTCCAAATTAAGACATTCCCCTCAGACCTTGTCCTTGGCTGTTTAGTCATGTTATTACATGTACAGAAGCCAAAACCTACCTCTGTTTCCATACAGCACTGCAGTACTGAGCCGGTTCCCTCCACATACCGTCCATAGCTAAGGGTACAACATGTTAACACAATACAATAGCGGCATGACTAATGGATAATCAACAACAATCAATAAACTAGACAGAAATAAAGCACGGTGAGATACACTATTAATAAGTTTATCAGACACTCAATTTACAGTATTGTGGCATTTAAATTAGAGGTAGGCAGAACCTAGAACTCAAATTGGCCTGATGCAAAAAATACACTGTCTAATTGTTCTCATGTTCTCatggacaaaacacaagcaattaAGAAAACATGCGcagcatttataaaaaaaaaaatgctgcaaaaatgagaaatgcaACGAAATACACATTGGAAGTTTCCTTAGTGCCTTACGCGAGACTTCTACTGGTGCCTCTTAGGGGACTGAGCTCTCATTGAAAcattttatgtgtatgtgtgtatatatacacacatatatatacacatacatatacacacacatacatatacacatatatatacacatatatataaacatatatatacacatatatacacacatacatatgcacgtacatatacatatacacacacatatatacacatacatatacacacacatatatacacatacatatacacacatatatacacatatatacacacatatatatatacacatatatacacacacacatatatatatacacatatacacacacacacatatatatacacatatacacacacatatatacacatacatacacacacacatatatacacatacatacacatatacacacatatatacacatatacacacatatatacacatacatacacacacacatatatatatatacatacacacacacatatatatacacacacacacatatatacacacacacacacacacatatatacacacacacacacacatatatacacacacacacacacatatatatatatacacatatatacacacacacacacatatatatatacatacacacacacatatatatatacacatatatacacacacacatatatatatacacacacacatatatacacatacatacacatatatatacacatacacatatacacacacatatacaaatacatacatatatacacatatatacaaatacatatatacatacacatatatacaaatacatatatatacacatatatacaaatacatacatatatacacatacacacacatatacacatacacacatatacacacatacacacatatacatatataaacatttatgt harbors:
- the LOC120787902 gene encoding tRNA (cytosine(38)-C(5))-methyltransferase-like; the encoded protein is METEMETVFTSLDEYSEEEKLQRLLKLKLRYFTPREVANLMGFPQSFSFPDQIPTKQQYRVLGNSLNVVVVAKLLQLLVS